TAGGGGAAATAGGCAAAGATGCAGTTCCCGCACTAATTGCCGCTCTCAAAGATGAAGATTGGGGTATTGGTAACGGTGCTGTTAGTGCTTTGGGGAAAATAGGTAAAGATGCAGTTCCTGCGCTATTTACTGCTCTCAAAGATGAAAATAGCATCACCCGCTCTAGAGCAGCTAGTGCTTTAGCAGAAATTGGTGTAGAAGTAATTCCTGACTTGATACAAGCTCTTGAAGATAACGATAGTAAAGTCCGCTCTGGAGCGGCTGATGCTCTTGGGGATATAGGCTTCGAGGCGAAAGCTGCTGTTCCCGCTTTGATGACGGCTTTTCAAGACACAGATAGTAAGGTACGCTCCTCAGCAGCTTATGCGTTAGTCCAAATTGGCATCGAACCCAAATTTGCTGTTTCTGTGTTGAGGACAGTTATTCATGATCAAGTCGCACCCAAAAAATCTGCTTTTCCTGTTATTGTTCGCGTTTCCCCTCAAAACTTACGCGAATTTACCAATAACAATACTCGTGAGACTCCAGAGCGAGCGTGGACAAAAGGTATAGTACGCTCTTGGGCTATTCTGGCTCTAGCAGACACTGGTGTAGAAGCAATCCCTGACTTAATTCAAGCTCTCAACGATAGAGAGCCTTTTGCTTTTTTTCACAGTGAAGAGCGTGCTTTAAGAAAAATAGGTAAAGATGCTGTTCCAGCTCTAATTGCTGATCTTCAATCTCAAGAGAGCCGTACCCGCTCCAGGGCAGCTTATGCATTAATGCAAATAGGTAAAGATGCCCAATCTGCTGTTCCAGCTCTAATTACTGCTCTCCAAGATGAAAATAGTGATGTTCGTTTCAGCGCAGCTATTGCCATATTCAAAATTGGCGGCAACCCAAAGGACGTAATTCCAGAGTTGATTCCTGCTATAAAATATGAGCATATTGGTGGCTACTTATGTGGACCTAACTCTGTCCTTGCTCATGAAGCTTTAGTAGAAATTGGTAAAGACGTAGTTCCAGTGTTAATTGCTGCCTTAAATGATAAGTATGTAGGTTTTAAATATGGTGCTGTGGTAGCTCTAGGAGAAATAGGTGCAGATGCAAAAGATGCTGTGCCTGAACTGACTAAAATTTTCTTAGATCGAAATGAAGATATATGGATGCGCGATGAAGCCATAAAATCACTAAAAAAAATCAACTCAAGTGAAGCTATTTCAATTGTGGAGAGATATAGAAAAACAACTGACGAAATATCGCATTGGGTAGCACAACATCCTAATCTGGGCATATGTGTCCAAGATCCTGCACCTCCAGTAAGGGAAGCAACAACCGCCTACGTGAGTGCCAGACCCCCTGCAATATGCCGAATCCGAGCAATACGGGCTGTACTAAGATGGAAATGCCCCTAGTTGGACGGATGAACAGTAATGGCATACGAATTTCACGGTGCTAATTTACGGGGTGCGGATTTTAGAGGAAAGAACTTGGCGGGGGCTGACTTTAGCTATGCCAACATCCGAGGCGCAGACTTCAGTAATGCTATTCTCGTCGGTGCTAACTTCAGCTATGCCAAAGCTGGTTTACCAACATCCAAGACTATTTACCTAATTGTCTTATCACTCATTCTTTCATTATTCGCCGGATTAATTTCTGCTTATGCTGGTGCTATTGTTGGTGACTTATTAAGTAATGACATCTATGGACATTCCTTTTTTGGATTTGTCGCTTTAATCACTTTAGTAATATTTTTGATTGTTATTTTCTGGCAAGGCTTAGGAGCAACACTGGCAATCGTAGCTGAAGCAGTAGCAGCTTGCTTAATTGCGGCAATTGCATTTTTTCCAGAAAATCAAGCTGGACACAATCTTTCAGTTGGCTCAATCTTGACGGCAGTTACTTTAGCCGGGACTATGGCTGGGGTTGGTCATATGGCTGTAGCTGTAGCTGTAGAGAGAATCCTGGCTCTACCTGGGGCTAGAGCTTTAATCCTATTCATCGCATTGATGGGTGCTGTGCTGGGAACTCTGTTTGGAGTCAAAGCCGAGGAATCCACACCTCTTGAAAATGTGTTTGTTGCTTTCTTGGTAACTGTATTTGTTGCCTTAGTCGCGATCGCATCGGGTATCTATGTTGGCTGGCAAGCTGTAACTGGAAACAGAAAATATAAGATAATTTATTCACTTGCGATCGCCATTGTTGCCAAAGGAGGAACCAGCTTTCGGGGTGCGAACTTAACTGATGCCGACTTTACCCAAGCAACCCTCAAAAGCGTAGACTTCAGAAACGCGACTCTCACCCGCACTTGTTGGTTTCAAGCCCAAAATATTGATCGCGCTCGCGGAGAAGGCACATATCTAGAAGATGCAAGGGTGCGGCAGTTAGCGATTACAAAAGATGGTCAAATTCAAACCTTTGCTTACCTCAGTCTACGCGATTTAAACCTTAAAGATGCCAACTTGCAATCTGCTAGCTTCATCAGTACAGATTTGAGTGAAGCCACGTTGCAAAATGCCAATTTAAAAGGGGCAAAGCTTGTCCAAACCCAGCTCTATCAAGCTACCCTAATAGAAGCTTGCTTAACGGGAGCTTGCATTGAAAACTGGGGAATTTCAACCGATACTCGACTAGATGGGGTAAAGTGCGAGTATGTCTATATGCGACTGCCAACAGAAGACGATCCAGACCCTTGGCGTAAACCGGACAAGCGAAACGAAACGTTCAAAGAAGGAGACTTTGCTGACTTTATTACCCCCATTATTAAAACCCTTGACCTTTATCAAACTCAAGATGTTGATATGCGTCAGATCGCCAAGAGGTTCAAAACGCTCGACCTATTTCACTATGATGGCATCGATCCAACGGCTGCTGCGATCGCAGTCACTCAGTTAGCCGTAAATCACCCAGAAGCCGAGTTAGAAGTTGTAGCGTTAGAGGGACGAGGTCAAGAAAAGATTCGACTTCAAGCTATAGTTGCAAGTGATGCGAATCGCTCTGAACTGTACACGGAGTATTTTGAAAAATACACTGAGATTAAATCTTTATCTTATTCTGACCTTCAAGCACTCTTGCTCGGAATAAAAGAAAAAGATGAACGGATTCAGAGTTTAGAAAAATTATTAGAAAATGCTATACAGCAGCCTAAGTTTTATGTAGAGACGTATCAAAATCAAGGAGAATTTGCCATGTCACAAAGTAAAGGAAACATCAACATCAGTGGTACACAGGGGAATGTCAGTGGTGTTGCCGCCGCAGGTGAAGATTTATCCATGACAGGAGTCGCGATGGGTGAGATTAGCGGCAATGTCACTAATACTATCAAACAGTTGCCTGACTCTACTGAACCAGACAAACCGGGCATTAAGAAACTGCTTACAGAACTTCAATCTGCCATTGAAGCTGATACTAACCTCAGTGATGAGGACAAAGCCGAAGCCTTGGAGCAGGTAAAAGCCATTGCCGAAGCGGGTCAAAAGCCGGAAGATGGAGCTATGCAGAAAATGGCAAAAAATGCAATGAAGTTTCTAAAAGGAACAATTGCAGACTTGCCATCCACAGTGGAGCTTGTTCAAACTTGCGGCAAGCTGTTACCTCTCATCACTAAGTTTTTCGGCTTGCCATAAGTTAGCAGGGGTGTTGGCGATTCCTTCCCTCTGTGCGACTAGAGTGCGATCACCCAACGCCGTAGCGATTGAGTTAATAAAGGAAACCCAACATCTACTTTTGTCAAACACGCTTGCTTGTGAACAGATAGCAGGAGCAATCACAGGTAAGATTCTGACCTGCACTCCTTGCTTCAACTTCAGCTTTTTGATTGTGCCTGCGGGCAATTCAACGACACGATCGACCACTACCTCTGACTTATAGAGAGGACAGGTGTTCGTTTGACAAGGAGGCAAGGATGGTGCGACCGTTACCACAC
Above is a window of Allocoleopsis franciscana PCC 7113 DNA encoding:
- a CDS encoding HEAT repeat domain-containing protein → MLSKHWKFQAAILTILGVLFAITLPLLTNIKALSQTPSVPLPIAQCTDVEIQQHIEQLGNGEPSAFEGLVSCKSKAVPALIKALKNQDKDARLIIISVLGQIGSQAAPAIPSLTEFLKDESSDVRIITVQTLGKIGKDAVPALITALKREDGYASPVPSSDAIDVLGEIGKDAVPALIAALKDEDWGIGNGAVSALGKIGKDAVPALFTALKDENSITRSRAASALAEIGVEVIPDLIQALEDNDSKVRSGAADALGDIGFEAKAAVPALMTAFQDTDSKVRSSAAYALVQIGIEPKFAVSVLRTVIHDQVAPKKSAFPVIVRVSPQNLREFTNNNTRETPERAWTKGIVRSWAILALADTGVEAIPDLIQALNDREPFAFFHSEERALRKIGKDAVPALIADLQSQESRTRSRAAYALMQIGKDAQSAVPALITALQDENSDVRFSAAIAIFKIGGNPKDVIPELIPAIKYEHIGGYLCGPNSVLAHEALVEIGKDVVPVLIAALNDKYVGFKYGAVVALGEIGADAKDAVPELTKIFLDRNEDIWMRDEAIKSLKKINSSEAISIVERYRKTTDEISHWVAQHPNLGICVQDPAPPVREATTAYVSARPPAICRIRAIRAVLRWKCP
- a CDS encoding pentapeptide repeat-containing protein is translated as MAYEFHGANLRGADFRGKNLAGADFSYANIRGADFSNAILVGANFSYAKAGLPTSKTIYLIVLSLILSLFAGLISAYAGAIVGDLLSNDIYGHSFFGFVALITLVIFLIVIFWQGLGATLAIVAEAVAACLIAAIAFFPENQAGHNLSVGSILTAVTLAGTMAGVGHMAVAVAVERILALPGARALILFIALMGAVLGTLFGVKAEESTPLENVFVAFLVTVFVALVAIASGIYVGWQAVTGNRKYKIIYSLAIAIVAKGGTSFRGANLTDADFTQATLKSVDFRNATLTRTCWFQAQNIDRARGEGTYLEDARVRQLAITKDGQIQTFAYLSLRDLNLKDANLQSASFISTDLSEATLQNANLKGAKLVQTQLYQATLIEACLTGACIENWGISTDTRLDGVKCEYVYMRLPTEDDPDPWRKPDKRNETFKEGDFADFITPIIKTLDLYQTQDVDMRQIAKRFKTLDLFHYDGIDPTAAAIAVTQLAVNHPEAELEVVALEGRGQEKIRLQAIVASDANRSELYTEYFEKYTEIKSLSYSDLQALLLGIKEKDERIQSLEKLLENAIQQPKFYVETYQNQGEFAMSQSKGNINISGTQGNVSGVAAAGEDLSMTGVAMGEISGNVTNTIKQLPDSTEPDKPGIKKLLTELQSAIEADTNLSDEDKAEALEQVKAIAEAGQKPEDGAMQKMAKNAMKFLKGTIADLPSTVELVQTCGKLLPLITKFFGLP